The proteins below come from a single Cannabis sativa cultivar Pink pepper isolate KNU-18-1 chromosome 3, ASM2916894v1, whole genome shotgun sequence genomic window:
- the LOC115709931 gene encoding uncharacterized protein LOC115709931: protein MSLILRLKHHLPNGFCRKPIVSSVVALNLGKLNGLWQNYSQPARNDEEEEEVEIDQRRLPTDYDPATFDPTQHRSPPTDRVFRLVDEISGLTLAEIAELGSILMRKRGMTESPSVGVIKAGAAGLAGIGTKAPAAAKEEKKQEKTVFEIKLESFEAASKIKLIKEVRSFTDLGLKEAKELVEKAPSVLKKGVSKEEGEQIIEKLKALGAKVVLE from the coding sequence ATGAGCTTGATTTTAAGATTGAAGCATCATTTGCCAAATGGCTTCTGCAGAAAACCGATAGTTTCCTCTGTCGTGGCATTAAATCTTGGGAAACTAAATGGATTGTGGCAAAACTATAGTCAACCAGCAAGAAATGATGAGGAAGAGGAAGAAGTAGAGATTGACCAGAGGAGGCTCCCCACTGATTATGACCCAGCAACGTTTGATCCTACTCAGCATCGCAGTCCTCCTACCGATCGTGTTTTCAGGCTTGTAGACGAAATATCAGGACTTACATTGGCTGAAATTGCTGAGCTGGGTTCCATTTTGATGCGTAAAAGGGGAATGACGGAGTCACCAAGTGTGGGAGTCATTAAAGCAGGAGCTGCTGGCTTAGCGGGGATAGGGACGAAAGCACCAGCAGCTGCCAAGGAGGAGAAGAAACAAGAAAAGACTGTCTTTGAAATTAAATTAGAATCATTTGAGGCAGCATCAAAGATCAAACTTATCAAGGAGGTCAGGAGCTTCACTGATTTGGGTCTTAAGGAAGCGAAAGAGTTAGTAGAGAAGGCACCATCGGTTCTAAAGAAAGGAGTGTCGAAGGAGGAAGGAGAGCAGATAATTGAGAAGCTGAAAGCTCTTGGTGCAAAAGTTGTTTTGGAGTGA
- the LOC115711628 gene encoding non-classical arabinogalactan protein 30 yields the protein MVSVVALWIVAASVIMGQVWGDQTIQDIRVTGKVLCQDCNRPWSEWVKGAKPIKGGIVSITCMDERRRVVHYSSDSTDELGGFELNINSEVCENKKLNPKLCRARLVSSPDYDCNIMTNFGDGHTGVTLSWPTSIFQNSLGYTLEPFYFTTQTCQKPQQEEQDSVYHDNNNNDHY from the exons ATGGTATCTGTAGTAGCGTTATGGATAGTCGCAGCATCAGTTATAATGGGTCAAGTTTGGGGAGACCAAACCATACAAGATATACGTGTAACTGGGAAAGTGCTATGCCAAGACTGTAATCGTCCCTGGAGCGAATGGGTTAAAGGTGCCAAGCCAATTAAAG GTGGGATTGTATCGATAACATGTATGGATGAGAGAAGGAGAGTAGTGCATTATTCCAGCGATTCGACAGATGAGTTGGGTGGATTTGAGTTGAACATAAATTCAGAAGTTTGTGAGAATAAGAAGCTGAACCCAAAGCTTTGTAGGGCTCGATTGGTGTCCTCACCAGACTATGATTGTAACATTATGACTAATTTTGGGGATGGACACACAGGTGTGACTCTCTCATGGCCCACTTCTATTTTCCAAAACTCTCTTGGATACACACTTGAACCATTCTACTTCACCACCCAAACATGCCAAAAACCACAACAAGAGGAACAAGATAGTGTCTATCAtgataataataacaatgaCCATTACTAG